One genomic segment of Sminthopsis crassicaudata isolate SCR6 chromosome 4, ASM4859323v1, whole genome shotgun sequence includes these proteins:
- the AKIRIN2 gene encoding akirin-2 isoform X1: MACGATLKRTLDFDPLLSPASPKRRRCAPLSAPASAAASPSSSAAATAASFSAAAASPQKYLRMEPSPFGEVSSRLTTEQILYNIKQEYKRMQKRRHLETSFQQTDACCSSDSQPHAFLLNGPASPGTSSAASSPLKKEQPLFTLRQVGMICERLLKEREEKVREEYEEILTTKLAGMSCNVFLIHLTHLLLNLFIEQYDAFVKFTHDQIMRRYGEQPASYVS; encoded by the exons ATGGCGTGCGGAGCCACTTTGAAAAGGACTCTGGATTTCGACCCGCTGCTGAGCCCGGCGTCCCCCAAGCGGCGGCGATGTGCGCCATTGTCGGCACCCGCCTCGGCCGCCGCCTCCCCGTCGTCGTCTGCAGCCGCCACCGCCGCCTCCTTCTCGGCCGCCGCCGCCTCACCGCAGAAATACCTCCGGATGGAGCCGTCCCCCTTCGGCGAGGTCTCTTCTCGCCTCACTACAG aaCAAATTCTGTACAACATAAAACAAGAGTATAAACGTATGCAGAAGAGAAGACATTTAGAAACTAGCTTCCAACAGACAGATGCTTGCTGTTCTTCTGATTCACAGCCACATGCATTTCTCCTCAATGGACCAGCTTCTCCAG GCACTTCATCTGCAGCATCatcaccattaaaaaaagaacagcCCCTATTTACTCTAAGGCAGGTTGGGATGATCTGTGAACGTTTGCTAAAAGAACGTGAAGAAAAGGTTCGTGAAGAGTATGAAGAAATATTGACCACGAAACTTGCAGGTATGTCTTGTAATGTTTTCCTTATTCA TTTGACACATTTACTTCTTAATCTGTTTATAGAACAATATGACGCATTTGTGAAATTTACGCATGATCAGATAATGCGACGATATGGAGAACAGCCTGCTAGTT aTGTTTCATGA
- the AKIRIN2 gene encoding akirin-2 isoform X2 — translation MACGATLKRTLDFDPLLSPASPKRRRCAPLSAPASAAASPSSSAAATAASFSAAAASPQKYLRMEPSPFGEVSSRLTTEQILYNIKQEYKRMQKRRHLETSFQQTDACCSSDSQPHAFLLNGPASPGTSSAASSPLKKEQPLFTLRQVGMICERLLKEREEKVREEYEEILTTKLAEQYDAFVKFTHDQIMRRYGEQPASYVS, via the exons ATGGCGTGCGGAGCCACTTTGAAAAGGACTCTGGATTTCGACCCGCTGCTGAGCCCGGCGTCCCCCAAGCGGCGGCGATGTGCGCCATTGTCGGCACCCGCCTCGGCCGCCGCCTCCCCGTCGTCGTCTGCAGCCGCCACCGCCGCCTCCTTCTCGGCCGCCGCCGCCTCACCGCAGAAATACCTCCGGATGGAGCCGTCCCCCTTCGGCGAGGTCTCTTCTCGCCTCACTACAG aaCAAATTCTGTACAACATAAAACAAGAGTATAAACGTATGCAGAAGAGAAGACATTTAGAAACTAGCTTCCAACAGACAGATGCTTGCTGTTCTTCTGATTCACAGCCACATGCATTTCTCCTCAATGGACCAGCTTCTCCAG GCACTTCATCTGCAGCATCatcaccattaaaaaaagaacagcCCCTATTTACTCTAAGGCAGGTTGGGATGATCTGTGAACGTTTGCTAAAAGAACGTGAAGAAAAGGTTCGTGAAGAGTATGAAGAAATATTGACCACGAAACTTGCAG AACAATATGACGCATTTGTGAAATTTACGCATGATCAGATAATGCGACGATATGGAGAACAGCCTGCTAGTT aTGTTTCATGA